Proteins from a single region of Hirundo rustica isolate bHirRus1 chromosome 1 unlocalized genomic scaffold, bHirRus1.pri.v3 SUPER_1_unloc_2, whole genome shotgun sequence:
- the LOC120766039 gene encoding NAD(P)(+)--arginine ADP-ribosyltransferase 2-like has product MAPLAHTLALLAMTVATAAIDVKWMDMAPNSFDDQYWGCGPAMTAALPALNRSEFQKNPLFAQAWLKAVAEWQRKGSPVSPLSSSAQAIAVMAYSMKDVYRQFNEAVREAGSSPQEYRDNFHFKTLHFLLTQALVKLREDQNARCRNVTRGVHDICFMAWRGQRVRFGQFTSTSLSKAILQKYGTDTVFQVYTCHGAYIEAFSYDRDNHEVLIPPYETFEVTKVTRKGDKAEIELSSTGTYSKYNCEWLEGGSVPLSPFHLGGLVLATTALAVATGAL; this is encoded by the exons ATGGCCCCCCTGGCtcacaccctggcactgctggcaatGACCGTGGCCACTGCAGCCATTGATGTGAAGTGGATGGACATGGCCCCAAACTCCTTTGATGACCAGTACTGGGGCTGCGGCCCTGCCATGACCGCGGCGTTGCCGGCCCTCAACCGCTCTGAGTTCCAGAAGAATCCTCTGTTCGCCCAGGCCTGGCTTAAGGCCGTGGCTGAGTGGCAGAGGAAGgggtcccctgtgtcccctctgtcatCCTCAGCCCAGGCCATCGCTGTCATGGCCTACTCAATGAAGGACGTGTACAGGCAGTTCAATGAGGCCGTGCGCGAGGCCGGGAGCTCCCCCCAGGAGtacagggacaacttccacttcAAAACGTTGCATTTCCTGCTGACCCAGGCCCTGGTGAAGCTGAGGGAGGATCAGAATGCGCGGTGTCGCAACGTGACCCGGGGCGTGCATGACATCTGCTTCATGGCGTGGCGTGGCCAGAGGGTCCGGTTTGGACAATTCACATCAACATCGCTGAGCAAAGCCATCCTCCAAAAATACGGGACAGACACAGTATTCCAGGTGTACACGTGCCACGGCGCATATATCGAGGCTTTTTCCTACGATCGAGATAACCACGAGGTGCTGATCCCACCATATGAAACCTTTGAGGTCACCAAAGTCACCCGGAAAGGGGACAAGGCAGAGATCGAGCTCAGCTCCACCGGGACCTACAGCAAATACAACTGCGAGTGGCTGGAAG GTGGGAGCGTACCCTTGTCCCCCTTCCACCTTGGAGGACTCGTCCTGGccaccacagccctggcagtggcCACCGGGGCCCTCTGA